The following are encoded together in the Rhizobium tumorigenes genome:
- a CDS encoding amino acid ABC transporter permease — MAAQPSPSGKDKGDYPWWLVALIVICVAVAIVIATSGLYTQVFLTVVTGATITVFVTLVSFVLATLLGLGIMLLGRADNVVLRQVSRFYIEVIRGIPMLVLLFYVAFVGAPAIVAAYNMLTAPLVAAGWTEPLMVRELSLMWRAIIALTIGYASFIAEIFRAGIEAVDHGQIEASKALGLSRVQRFRLVVFPQAIRVILPPLSNDFVSMVKDSSLVSVLGVADITQMGKVYASGSFRFFETYSIVTYIYLILTVGLSLLLRQFEKRMRQASR; from the coding sequence ATTGCAGCCCAGCCCTCGCCGAGCGGCAAGGACAAGGGCGACTACCCCTGGTGGCTGGTCGCCCTGATCGTCATCTGCGTGGCGGTCGCCATCGTCATCGCCACCAGCGGCCTCTATACCCAGGTCTTCCTTACCGTCGTTACCGGCGCAACGATCACCGTATTCGTGACTCTGGTCTCCTTCGTGCTGGCGACGCTGCTCGGCCTCGGCATCATGCTTCTCGGGCGCGCCGACAACGTCGTCCTCAGGCAGGTCTCGCGCTTCTACATCGAGGTGATCCGCGGCATCCCGATGCTGGTGCTGCTGTTCTACGTCGCCTTCGTCGGCGCCCCCGCCATCGTCGCTGCCTATAACATGCTGACCGCGCCGCTGGTGGCTGCCGGATGGACCGAGCCACTGATGGTGCGCGAGCTGTCGCTGATGTGGCGGGCGATCATTGCCCTGACGATCGGCTATGCCTCGTTCATCGCCGAGATCTTTCGCGCCGGCATCGAAGCGGTTGACCACGGCCAGATCGAGGCATCGAAGGCGCTAGGCCTCTCCCGCGTCCAGCGCTTCCGGCTCGTGGTCTTTCCGCAGGCGATCCGCGTCATCCTGCCGCCGCTTTCGAACGACTTTGTCTCGATGGTCAAGGACTCGTCGCTGGTATCGGTGCTCGGCGTTGCCGACATCACCCAGATGGGCAAGGTCTACGCCTCCGGCTCCTTCCGGTTCTTTGAAACCTATTCGATTGTCACCTATATCTACCTTATACTGACGGTTGGGCTGTCGCTGCTACTGCGGCAATTCGAGAAGCGGATGCGCCAGGCCAGCCGCTAG
- the leuC gene encoding 3-isopropylmalate dehydratase large subunit: MTAPRTLYDKIWDDHVVDTQEDGTCLLYIDRHLVHEVTSPQAFEGLRMTGRSVRAPQKTLAVVDHNVPTSPDRHLGIKNEESRIQVEALATNAAEFGVEYYSASDIRQGIVHIVGPEQGFTLPGMTIVCGDSHTSTHGAFGALAHGIGTSEVEHVLATQTLIQQKAKNMLVRVDGKLPDHVTAKDIILAIIGEIGTAGGTGHVIEFAGEAIRALSMEGRMTVCNMTIEGGARAGLIAPDEKTFEYIKGKPRAPSGENLEKAIAYWKTLQTDEGAHYDKVVVLDAANLPPIVSWGSSPEDVVSVQGVVPDPAKIEDENKRTSKQRALDYMGLTAGTKMTDISIDRVFIGSCTNGRIEDLRAVAKVVEGRTVASTVDAMIVPGSGLVKEQAEAEGLDKIFKAAGFDWREPGCSMCLAMNDDRLKPGERCASTSNRNFEGRQGHKGRTHLVSPAMAAAAAIAGHFVDIREWK, translated from the coding sequence ATGACCGCACCCCGCACCCTCTACGACAAGATCTGGGACGACCACGTCGTCGATACGCAAGAGGATGGCACCTGTCTTCTCTACATCGACCGTCACCTCGTTCATGAAGTGACCTCGCCGCAGGCTTTTGAAGGCCTGCGCATGACGGGCCGAAGCGTTCGCGCGCCGCAGAAGACGCTCGCTGTCGTCGACCACAACGTGCCGACCTCGCCGGATCGCCATCTCGGCATCAAGAATGAGGAAAGCCGCATCCAGGTCGAGGCGCTGGCCACCAATGCCGCCGAATTCGGCGTCGAGTACTATTCCGCCAGCGACATCCGCCAGGGCATCGTCCACATCGTCGGCCCCGAGCAGGGCTTCACCCTGCCGGGCATGACCATCGTCTGCGGCGACAGCCACACCTCGACGCACGGTGCCTTCGGCGCGCTGGCGCACGGCATCGGCACGTCCGAGGTCGAGCACGTGCTGGCCACGCAAACGCTGATCCAGCAGAAGGCGAAGAACATGCTGGTACGCGTCGACGGGAAGCTGCCCGACCACGTCACCGCCAAGGACATCATCCTTGCGATCATCGGCGAGATCGGCACTGCCGGCGGCACCGGCCACGTCATCGAATTTGCCGGCGAAGCCATCCGCGCCCTGTCGATGGAAGGCCGCATGACAGTCTGCAACATGACCATCGAGGGCGGCGCCCGCGCCGGCCTGATCGCCCCCGACGAAAAGACCTTCGAATACATCAAGGGCAAGCCACGCGCACCATCCGGCGAGAACCTGGAAAAGGCCATCGCCTACTGGAAGACCCTGCAGACCGACGAAGGCGCCCACTACGACAAGGTCGTCGTGCTCGATGCCGCCAACCTGCCGCCGATCGTCTCCTGGGGCTCTTCGCCGGAAGACGTCGTCTCCGTGCAGGGTGTCGTGCCGGATCCGGCCAAGATCGAGGACGAGAACAAGCGCACCTCCAAGCAGCGCGCACTCGACTACATGGGCCTGACCGCCGGCACGAAGATGACCGACATCAGCATCGACCGCGTCTTCATCGGCTCCTGCACCAACGGCCGTATCGAGGACTTGCGCGCCGTCGCCAAGGTTGTCGAAGGCCGCACGGTTGCGTCGACAGTGGACGCGATGATCGTGCCGGGCTCGGGCCTCGTCAAGGAACAGGCGGAAGCCGAAGGCCTCGACAAGATCTTCAAGGCTGCCGGCTTCGACTGGCGCGAACCCGGCTGTTCGATGTGCCTGGCGATGAACGACGACCGGCTGAAGCCGGGCGAGCGCTGCGCCTCGACCTCGAACCGCAATTTCGAAGGCCGCCAGGGCCACAAGGGTCGCACCCATCTCGTCTCCCCCGCCATGGCCGCCGCCGCCGCCATCGCCGGCCACTTCGTCGACATCCGCGAGTGGAAATAA
- the rimM gene encoding ribosome maturation factor RimM (Essential for efficient processing of 16S rRNA): MAKLQNPILMATLGGAQGLRGEVRARSYTSDPMALAEYGNLHAADGRTFEVLDIRASKTVVIIRFRGINDREAAEALNGLELFVEREDLPDDELDDDEFFYADLEGLEVVDAKGVGYGVVSGVYDFGAGDLLELKGPGKRPVLIPFSEAAVLEIDLENRKVLIDPMAAGLIDDPTDIGQPPKTDRPKK, translated from the coding sequence ATGGCGAAACTCCAAAACCCCATTCTGATGGCCACACTTGGCGGCGCGCAGGGCCTGCGCGGCGAAGTCAGGGCGCGCTCCTACACGTCCGATCCGATGGCGCTTGCCGAATACGGCAACCTGCACGCCGCCGATGGCCGCACGTTCGAGGTGCTGGACATCCGCGCCAGCAAGACTGTCGTCATCATCCGGTTTCGCGGTATCAATGACCGTGAGGCTGCCGAGGCGCTGAACGGCCTCGAGCTGTTCGTCGAACGCGAGGACCTGCCGGACGACGAACTCGACGACGACGAATTCTTCTACGCCGACCTCGAGGGTCTGGAAGTCGTCGATGCCAAGGGCGTCGGCTACGGCGTCGTCAGCGGCGTCTACGATTTTGGCGCCGGCGACCTGCTGGAACTGAAGGGGCCGGGCAAGCGCCCCGTGCTGATCCCCTTTTCCGAAGCAGCCGTGCTGGAGATCGACCTCGAGAACCGCAAGGTGCTGATCGACCCGATGGCTGCCGGCCTGATCGACGATCCGACCGACATCGGCCAGCCGCCGAAAACCGACCGCCCGAAGAAGTAG
- the rpsP gene encoding 30S ribosomal protein S16, translated as MALKIRLARGGSKKRPYYHVVVADARSPRDGRFLEKVGSWNPMLAKEDAKRVELDTARIQHWIDQGAQPTDRVLRFLSEAGVAKRDPRSNPEKAKPGKKAEERIAERAQKAADIAAAAETAAAE; from the coding sequence ATGGCACTGAAAATTCGTCTCGCCCGCGGTGGCTCCAAGAAGCGTCCTTACTACCACGTTGTCGTTGCCGACGCCCGTTCGCCACGCGACGGCCGCTTCCTCGAAAAGGTCGGCTCGTGGAACCCTATGCTTGCCAAGGAAGATGCAAAGCGCGTCGAACTCGACACCGCCCGCATCCAGCATTGGATCGACCAGGGCGCCCAGCCGACAGACCGCGTCCTGCGCTTCCTGTCTGAAGCCGGCGTTGCCAAGCGCGATCCGCGCAGCAACCCGGAAAAGGCAAAGCCAGGCAAGAAGGCCGAAGAGCGTATCGCTGAACGCGCCCAGAAGGCTGCCGACATTGCCGCTGCTGCAGAGACTGCTGCTGCCGAATAA
- a CDS encoding glucoamylase family protein: MLQRSEETDDALVDRLQKSAFTYFLRHTNRENGLVADTSIKGSHCSIAAVGFALSSYPVAIERGWIDRTEAAEIILTTLNFFADSDQGEERGATGHRGFYYHFIDMKTGNRAWNSELSLIDTALLFMGVLTVAAYFDRDEPDDAEIRELATMLYERADWRWALNKGDTLTMGWKPGGGFLRWRWQGYDEAILLYAMAMASPTHPIPAKCYDAFASTYSWMMVKNKPFLYAGPLFIHLFSHAWIDFRGIRDKYMAEKDSDYFLNTQIAIDTQRDYADRNPGHFSGYSREVWGLTACDGPNPTGGRHSRRGRPKVLGYAARGAPFGPDDGTIAPWAPLSCLPFDRKAALSGTRALMSAYPNIMLDGCFVGGFNPTVEGKGPDGWVDDRSVAIDQGLLVIMIENDRTGLIWKLLRGSPIMRKGLEKAGFKGGWLDGEADAIS; the protein is encoded by the coding sequence ATGCTTCAACGCAGCGAGGAAACCGACGATGCCCTCGTCGATCGCCTTCAGAAATCTGCCTTCACCTATTTCCTGCGCCACACCAACCGCGAAAACGGGCTTGTGGCCGACACCTCGATCAAGGGTAGCCACTGCAGCATCGCGGCTGTCGGTTTTGCACTTTCGAGCTATCCCGTCGCCATCGAGCGCGGCTGGATCGACCGGACGGAAGCGGCCGAAATCATCCTGACGACGCTGAATTTCTTTGCCGACAGCGACCAGGGCGAGGAGCGCGGGGCGACCGGCCATCGTGGCTTCTACTACCATTTCATCGACATGAAGACCGGCAACCGCGCCTGGAACAGCGAGCTGTCGCTGATCGATACTGCCCTGCTGTTCATGGGCGTCCTTACCGTCGCGGCCTACTTCGACCGCGACGAGCCCGACGATGCCGAGATCCGCGAACTCGCGACCATGCTCTACGAGCGGGCCGACTGGCGCTGGGCGCTGAACAAGGGCGACACGCTGACGATGGGCTGGAAGCCGGGCGGCGGTTTCTTGCGGTGGCGCTGGCAGGGCTATGACGAGGCGATCCTGCTCTATGCCATGGCCATGGCCTCGCCGACCCATCCGATCCCGGCGAAGTGCTACGATGCCTTTGCCTCGACCTACAGCTGGATGATGGTCAAGAACAAGCCGTTCCTCTATGCCGGCCCGCTTTTCATCCACCTGTTCTCCCATGCCTGGATCGACTTTCGCGGCATCCGTGACAAGTACATGGCGGAGAAGGACAGCGACTATTTTCTCAATACCCAGATCGCCATCGATACGCAGCGCGACTATGCTGACCGCAACCCCGGCCATTTCTCCGGCTACAGCCGCGAGGTCTGGGGCCTGACAGCCTGCGACGGACCGAACCCGACAGGCGGCCGCCACAGCCGGCGCGGGCGCCCGAAAGTACTGGGCTATGCTGCCCGCGGCGCACCGTTCGGCCCGGATGACGGCACCATCGCCCCCTGGGCGCCGCTCTCCTGCCTGCCCTTTGACCGCAAGGCGGCCCTCAGCGGCACCCGGGCGCTGATGTCGGCCTATCCAAACATCATGCTCGACGGATGCTTCGTCGGCGGTTTCAACCCCACCGTCGAAGGCAAGGGACCCGACGGCTGGGTCGATGACCGCTCCGTCGCCATCGACCAGGGCCTTCTGGTGATCATGATCGAGAACGACCGCACCGGATTGATCTGGAAGCTCCTGCGCGGCTCGCCGATCATGCGCAAGGGCTTGGAGAAGGCCGGTTTCAAGGGCGGCTGGCTCGATGGCGAGGCGGACGCCATCTCCTGA
- the trmD gene encoding tRNA (guanosine(37)-N1)-methyltransferase TrmD yields MSFRATILTLYPEMFPGHLATSLAGKASARGQWSLDTLQIRDFATDRHRTVDDTPAGGGAGMVLKPDVLARAIDHAGSDDGRPRLLMSPRGKPLTQQRVRQLAAGPGVVIVCGRFEGVDQRVIDARDLEEISVGDYILSGGEPAALVLLDAIIRILPGVMGNDLSGTHESFENGMLEHPHYTRPQQWEGREIPAVLTSGNHGAIARWQAEEALKLTRARRPDLLDDADVSGR; encoded by the coding sequence ATGAGTTTCCGGGCGACCATCCTGACGCTCTACCCCGAGATGTTTCCCGGCCACCTCGCGACATCTCTTGCAGGCAAGGCGTCGGCGCGCGGCCAGTGGTCGCTCGACACGCTGCAGATCCGCGATTTTGCCACCGATCGCCACCGCACCGTCGACGACACGCCGGCCGGCGGAGGTGCCGGCATGGTGCTGAAGCCCGACGTGCTGGCTCGCGCCATCGACCACGCCGGCTCTGACGACGGTCGCCCCCGCCTGCTCATGAGCCCGCGCGGAAAGCCCTTGACGCAGCAACGCGTCCGCCAGCTGGCGGCGGGGCCGGGCGTCGTCATCGTCTGCGGCCGCTTCGAGGGCGTCGACCAGCGTGTGATCGATGCCCGCGACCTCGAGGAAATCTCGGTTGGCGACTACATCCTCTCCGGCGGCGAACCGGCAGCTCTGGTGCTGCTGGATGCCATCATCCGCATCCTCCCCGGCGTCATGGGCAACGACCTCTCCGGTACGCATGAGAGCTTCGAAAACGGCATGCTGGAACACCCGCATTATACGCGCCCGCAGCAATGGGAAGGCCGCGAAATCCCGGCTGTCCTGACATCGGGCAACCACGGTGCCATCGCCAGATGGCAGGCCGAGGAAGCCTTGAAGCTGACACGGGCGCGCCGGCCCGACCTGCTCGACGATGCCGACGTGTCCGGCCGCTGA
- a CDS encoding NAD(P)/FAD-dependent oxidoreductase, whose product MLNDPRSHGLWEKTAPSPPVTQPLAGAVSADVVIVGGGYTGLSSALHLAEAGTRVVLLEGNEIGFGGAGRNVGLINAGMWVMPDDVPGVLGPLYGERLLDTLGNGPELVKALIDKHGIACELERNGTLHCAVGADGLKEIEARARQWASRGAPVTVLDADETRRRIGSDGYAGALLDMRAGTLQPLAYARGLAAAAIRAGATLHTGSRVTETSREGSRWVVKTAAGRVTADWIVVSTDAYSTGPFEQVRGEQVLLPYFNFATVPLGDNLRKSILPGREGAWDTKEVLSSFRMDQAGRLVFGSVGALRNTGAAIHKGWARRSLKRLFPQLGDIEFECEWYGKIGMTDNALPRFHRFAENVVGFSGYNGRGIAPGTTFGKTLAAHILGQIGEDELPLPPSEVGAPRFRAVKEMWYEAGAQIAHLAESRF is encoded by the coding sequence ATGCTCAACGACCCGCGCTCCCATGGCCTATGGGAAAAGACCGCCCCGTCGCCGCCTGTGACGCAGCCGCTTGCCGGCGCGGTATCGGCCGATGTGGTGATCGTCGGCGGCGGTTATACGGGCCTGTCGTCGGCCCTGCATCTTGCCGAGGCCGGCACGCGGGTGGTGCTTCTCGAAGGCAACGAGATCGGCTTTGGCGGCGCCGGGCGCAATGTCGGGCTGATCAATGCCGGCATGTGGGTGATGCCCGACGACGTGCCGGGCGTGCTTGGCCCGCTCTACGGCGAGCGCCTGCTCGATACGCTCGGCAACGGCCCCGAACTGGTGAAAGCGCTGATCGACAAGCATGGCATTGCCTGCGAATTGGAGCGCAACGGGACGCTGCACTGTGCCGTCGGCGCCGATGGGCTGAAGGAGATCGAGGCCCGCGCCCGCCAGTGGGCCAGCCGCGGCGCCCCCGTCACCGTGCTCGATGCCGACGAGACCCGCCGCCGCATCGGCAGCGACGGCTATGCCGGTGCGCTGCTCGATATGAGGGCCGGGACGCTGCAGCCGCTTGCCTATGCGCGCGGGCTTGCCGCGGCAGCCATCCGTGCCGGCGCAACACTCCACACCGGCAGCCGCGTTACGGAGACCAGCCGCGAGGGCAGTCGCTGGGTGGTAAAGACAGCCGCCGGCCGCGTCACCGCCGACTGGATCGTCGTCTCCACCGATGCCTACAGCACCGGGCCGTTCGAACAGGTGCGCGGCGAGCAGGTGCTGCTGCCCTATTTCAATTTTGCCACTGTGCCGCTGGGAGACAATCTGCGCAAATCCATCCTGCCCGGCCGCGAAGGTGCCTGGGATACCAAGGAGGTGCTGTCGTCCTTCCGCATGGATCAGGCGGGGCGCCTGGTGTTCGGCAGCGTCGGCGCACTGCGCAACACCGGTGCCGCGATCCACAAGGGCTGGGCCCGGCGGTCCCTGAAGCGGCTGTTCCCGCAGCTTGGCGATATCGAATTCGAATGCGAGTGGTACGGCAAGATCGGCATGACCGACAATGCCCTGCCGAGGTTTCACAGGTTCGCCGAAAACGTCGTCGGCTTCAGCGGCTATAACGGGCGCGGCATCGCGCCGGGTACGACCTTCGGAAAGACCCTTGCAGCCCATATCCTCGGACAGATCGGCGAAGACGAGTTGCCGCTGCCACCGAGCGAGGTTGGCGCCCCCCGCTTCCGTGCCGTCAAGGAAATGTGGTACGAGGCCGGCGCCCAGATTGCCCATCTTGCCGAGTCCCGCTTCTAG
- a CDS encoding transporter substrate-binding domain-containing protein has protein sequence MTFRRSFLLGLTALVLSPLAALAADLPDLKGKTVVVVTENAYPPLQFVEPKSGKAIGWEYDAMNEIARRLNFKVEYQNTSWDAMIQAVSDGQYAIGMTGITIKEDRKQKVDFSNPYMRSQQFMLVRGDEKRFSDAKTFAAFKDGLVGAQPGTTPFYTSVYEVLDGNEQNPRIKLFETFGATVQALKTGDVDTVLTDGTAGKGYVESSGGALKLIGGPLGVEDFGFIFPKGSDLVAPVNAAIAALKADGTFAALDKKWFVDYKMGG, from the coding sequence ATGACGTTCCGCCGCTCGTTCCTGCTGGGTCTGACCGCCCTTGTCTTGTCGCCGCTCGCAGCCCTTGCCGCCGATCTTCCGGATCTGAAAGGCAAGACGGTCGTCGTCGTCACCGAGAATGCCTATCCTCCGCTGCAGTTTGTCGAGCCGAAATCCGGCAAGGCGATCGGCTGGGAATACGATGCGATGAACGAGATCGCCAGGCGTCTGAATTTCAAGGTCGAATACCAGAACACCAGTTGGGATGCGATGATCCAGGCAGTGTCCGACGGCCAGTACGCCATCGGCATGACCGGCATCACCATCAAGGAAGACCGTAAGCAGAAGGTCGATTTCTCCAACCCGTACATGCGCTCACAGCAATTCATGCTGGTGCGTGGCGACGAGAAGCGCTTTAGCGACGCCAAGACGTTCGCCGCCTTCAAGGATGGCCTCGTCGGCGCCCAGCCGGGCACCACGCCCTTCTACACATCCGTCTACGAAGTGCTCGACGGCAACGAGCAGAACCCGCGCATCAAGCTATTCGAAACCTTCGGCGCCACCGTCCAGGCGTTGAAGACCGGCGATGTCGATACCGTTCTGACGGACGGCACGGCTGGCAAGGGCTATGTCGAGAGTTCCGGCGGCGCCCTGAAGCTGATCGGCGGCCCGCTTGGGGTCGAGGACTTCGGCTTCATCTTCCCGAAGGGATCCGACCTCGTGGCACCTGTCAACGCCGCCATCGCCGCCCTAAAGGCAGACGGCACCTTCGCGGCGCTCGATAAGAAATGGTTCGTCGACTACAAGATGGGCGGCTGA
- a CDS encoding aldehyde dehydrogenase family protein, producing MTALDLAQETKKILTDLGVATDRFTGGTLSVTSPITGGEIGRLPEHSVAEARAAIDGAHEAFLTWRKVPAPKRGELIRLLGEELRAGKAALGRLVSIEVGKITSEGLGEVQEMIDICDFAVGLSRQLYGLTIATERAEHRMMESWHPLGVTGIISAFNFPVAVWSWNAALAMVCGNSTVWKPSEKTPLTALATQALFEKALKRYIAEGGSAPANLSTLLIGGRDIGEALVDHVKVPLVSATGSTAMGRTVGPKLAARFARGILELGGNNAAIVCPTADLDLTLRGVAFSAMGTAGQRCTSLRRLFVHESVYDQLVPRLQKAYGSVSVGNPMEDGVLVGPLIDRQAFDKMQSALTAAKAEGATVTGGERVKANGADAFYVRPALVEIPGQTGPVVEETFAPILYVIRYSDFDAVLDLHNAVPQGLSSSIFTNDMREAETFLSSRGSDCGIANVNIGPSGAEIGGAFGGEKETGGGRESGSDAWRAYMRRATNTINYGRTLPLAQGVKFDVE from the coding sequence ATGACCGCTCTCGATCTCGCCCAGGAAACCAAAAAGATCCTCACTGACCTCGGTGTCGCCACGGATCGCTTTACCGGCGGCACCCTGTCGGTAACATCGCCGATCACAGGCGGCGAAATCGGCCGCCTGCCGGAGCACTCCGTTGCCGAGGCCCGGGCGGCAATCGACGGGGCGCATGAAGCCTTCCTCACCTGGCGCAAGGTTCCGGCGCCGAAGCGCGGCGAACTGATCCGTCTGCTCGGCGAAGAACTGCGCGCCGGCAAGGCCGCGCTCGGCCGGCTTGTCTCCATCGAGGTCGGCAAGATCACCTCGGAAGGTCTCGGCGAAGTGCAGGAGATGATCGACATCTGCGATTTCGCGGTCGGCCTGTCCCGCCAGCTCTACGGCCTGACGATTGCCACCGAGCGCGCCGAGCACCGGATGATGGAAAGCTGGCACCCGCTCGGCGTCACCGGCATCATCTCGGCCTTCAATTTCCCCGTTGCCGTCTGGTCGTGGAATGCGGCGCTGGCGATGGTCTGCGGCAATTCGACTGTGTGGAAGCCATCGGAAAAGACGCCGCTGACGGCGCTCGCCACCCAGGCGCTGTTCGAAAAGGCGCTGAAGCGCTACATCGCCGAGGGGGGTTCTGCGCCGGCTAATCTTTCGACGCTGCTGATCGGCGGCCGCGATATCGGCGAAGCGCTGGTCGATCATGTCAAGGTGCCGCTGGTCTCTGCCACCGGCTCCACCGCAATGGGCCGCACTGTCGGCCCGAAGCTTGCCGCCCGCTTTGCCCGCGGCATTCTCGAACTCGGCGGCAACAACGCCGCCATCGTCTGCCCGACGGCCGATCTCGACCTGACGCTGCGCGGTGTCGCCTTTTCGGCTATGGGCACGGCCGGCCAGCGCTGCACCTCGCTGCGTCGCCTGTTCGTCCACGAGAGCGTCTACGACCAGCTGGTACCGCGACTTCAGAAGGCATACGGCTCGGTCAGCGTCGGTAATCCGATGGAAGACGGCGTGCTGGTCGGACCGCTGATCGACAGGCAGGCATTCGACAAGATGCAGTCGGCGCTGACAGCAGCCAAGGCAGAGGGCGCGACCGTCACCGGCGGCGAGCGCGTTAAGGCCAATGGCGCGGACGCGTTCTATGTCCGGCCGGCGCTGGTCGAAATCCCCGGCCAGACCGGCCCGGTCGTCGAGGAAACCTTCGCGCCGATCCTCTATGTCATCAGGTACAGCGATTTCGATGCGGTACTCGACCTGCACAATGCCGTGCCTCAGGGCCTGTCGTCGTCGATCTTCACCAACGACATGAGGGAAGCGGAAACCTTCCTCTCGTCGCGCGGTTCGGATTGCGGCATTGCCAACGTCAATATCGGCCCGTCCGGTGCCGAGATCGGCGGTGCTTTCGGCGGCGAGAAGGAGACCGGCGGCGGTCGCGAATCCGGCTCAGATGCCTGGCGCGCCTATATGCGTCGCGCCACCAACACCATCAATTACGGCCGCACGCTGCCGCTCGCCCAGGGCGTCAAGTTCGACGTCGAATAG
- the rplS gene encoding 50S ribosomal protein L19, whose translation MNIIQELEAEQAAKILAVRKLPEFSPGDTLRVNVKVTEGTRTRVQAYEGVCIGRSGGGIHENFTVRKISYGEGVERVFPMYSPMIESVDVVRRGKVRRAKLYYLRDRRGKSARIVEDTGIRARKLNDAERAAMAEEKARIEAEKIAAAQALAAEKAAAEAAEAKAAEEAAAAKAAEEAAAAAEPAAE comes from the coding sequence ATGAACATCATTCAGGAACTGGAAGCCGAACAGGCTGCCAAGATCTTAGCCGTACGCAAGCTGCCGGAATTCTCCCCGGGCGATACGCTCCGCGTCAACGTCAAGGTAACCGAAGGTACGCGCACCCGCGTCCAGGCCTACGAAGGCGTCTGCATCGGCCGTTCTGGCGGCGGCATTCACGAGAACTTCACGGTTCGCAAGATTTCCTACGGCGAAGGCGTCGAGCGCGTATTCCCGATGTATTCGCCGATGATCGAAAGCGTCGACGTCGTCCGTCGCGGTAAGGTCCGTCGCGCCAAGCTGTACTACCTGCGCGATCGTCGCGGCAAGTCGGCTCGTATCGTTGAAGACACCGGTATCCGCGCCCGCAAACTGAACGACGCCGAGCGCGCTGCAATGGCCGAAGAGAAGGCCCGCATCGAAGCTGAAAAGATCGCCGCAGCACAGGCACTGGCCGCCGAGAAGGCAGCAGCCGAAGCCGCTGAAGCAAAGGCTGCCGAAGAAGCAGCTGCAGCCAAGGCCGCAGAAGAAGCAGCTGCTGCTGCAGAGCCTGCTGCAGAATAA
- a CDS encoding ferritin-like domain-containing protein translates to MADKTLNDLFIDTLKDIYFAERQIVKALPKMARAAQSPELKAAFKKHQEETQGQIERLQQVFELVGKPARGKTCEAIQGIIAEGEEIIEEFAGSPALDAGLISSAQAVEHYEIARYGTLKNWATQLGMTEAADLLDATLQEEGATDEALTQLANASVNDKGKKKVA, encoded by the coding sequence ATGGCCGACAAAACACTCAACGACCTCTTCATCGACACTCTGAAAGACATCTATTTCGCCGAGCGCCAGATCGTGAAGGCACTGCCGAAAATGGCTCGTGCTGCGCAGTCGCCGGAACTGAAAGCTGCCTTCAAGAAGCACCAGGAAGAAACCCAGGGCCAGATCGAGCGCCTGCAGCAGGTTTTTGAACTGGTCGGCAAGCCAGCCCGCGGCAAGACCTGCGAAGCCATCCAGGGGATCATCGCCGAAGGCGAAGAGATCATCGAGGAATTCGCCGGCTCGCCAGCCCTTGATGCAGGTCTGATCTCGTCCGCCCAGGCAGTCGAACATTACGAGATCGCCCGCTACGGCACTCTGAAGAACTGGGCGACCCAGCTCGGCATGACCGAAGCCGCCGACCTGCTCGATGCAACGCTGCAGGAAGAAGGCGCGACTGACGAAGCGCTGACGCAGCTGGCCAACGCTTCGGTCAACGACAAGGGCAAGAAGAAGGTCGCCTGA